From Bradyrhizobium sp. AZCC 1610:
CCGATCGCGGCGGTAGTTTCCTATGACGGGCAGTTGGCCACGTCGGGCATCACCACCGTGCTGGATTCGCTGCGGGTCTGGCGCGAGGACGGCGCCGAGGAGGTTGACGGCAGGGCAGGCGTGCTCGCGGAAGCGATCACATCCGCGCGCGACGCGAACCTGCTCCGTGCCGATCACTTCCTGCACCTGCGCTGCGAAATCCCGATGCCAAGCGTGGTCGAGGAAGCCAAAGAGCTGATCGACCGGCCGGACGTGCGGCTGATGTCGCTGATGGACCACACGCCGGGCCAGCGCCAGTTCCGCGACGAGGTCAAGCTGCGCGACTACTACCGCGGCAAGGGCGGCGGCAAGACCGACGCCGAGCTCGATGCGCTGTTCGAGAAGCGCTTCCATTATCAGAAGACGTATGCCGCGACCAACATGCGCGAAATCGTGGCCCTTGCGCATCAATATGAAATCCCGCTCGCCAGCCACGATGATACCACCGAGGAAAATGTCGCTGACGCGATAAAGGATCGGGTTTCGGTGGCGGAATTCCCGACCACGATGGAAGCCGCGCGCGGGCTGCATCAGGCCGGCATCGGCATCCTGATGGGCGCGCCGAACGTGGTCCGGGGCGGCTCGCACTCCGGCAACATCGCCGCCATCGATCTCGCCCGCGAGGGGCTTCTGGATATCCTGTCGTCCGACTACATCCCCTCGAGCCTGTTGATGGCCGCGCTGCAATTGTCGCAGCATGTTCCGGCGATCAATCTAGCCTCCGCCGTCCGCACCGTCACCAAGACCCCTGCTGAAGCCGTGGGCCTTGCCGACCGGGGTGAGATTGCAGCCGGCAAGCGGGCCGATTTGATCCGGGTGCATGTCGCCCGCGACATTCCGGTGGTGCGTAGCGTCTGGCGGGAAGGGCGGCGTGTGGCATGACGGAGACGCTGACGACCACAACAGCAGATCAGACCGCTGCAATCGGGCCGGGCCGGTTGGTGCTCGTGGTCGGTCCGAGCGGTGCCGGCAAGGATACGCTGCTTGGTGTTGCCAAGGCAGCCTGTGCTGATGATGGCAACGTCGTATTTCCACGCCGCGTGATTACGCGCGAGGCGTCGGCATCGGAGGAAAACGAAGAGGTCAGCGTCGGCACGTTTCATGAGGCGTTGACGCGTGGCGAATATGCCATGCATTGGGAAGCTCACGGCCATTGTTACGCGCTGCCGCGCGCGATCGACGACGAAATCCGCGCCGGACGCACCATCGTCGCCAACGTATCGCGCACCGTGATTGGCCTAACGCGCCGCACCTATGCCGATGTACTGGTGGTTTTGATCACCGCGCCGCCAAACGTCCTGGCTGAACGGATTGCGATGCGCGCACGAAGCAGCGACGGCATGGTCGAAAACCGCCTGCGCCGCACGGTCGAGGACGCCTCGGCGGCGCCCGACGCTACCATCGTCAACACCGGCAGCGCGGAATACCATGCCCGCCGGCTCGTCCGCGTCATCAAGGGCGAGAAGTGGGACGACTGACAGGAGACCGGAAATGACCGTTGTCGCAACCATCGAGCAGCTCGAGGCCATCTATGGCTTTCCCAACGATGCCTCGACGGTCAAGGTCGCGGACCGGATCACGCCGGCCTATCGGGCGTTGATGGACAAGTCGCCGTTCGCAGCGCTTGCGACCTGCGGGCCGGAGGGGCTGGACTGCTCGCCGCGCGGCGACCTGCCGGGTTTCGTTCGTACCCACGACGAGAAGACGCTGATGATGCCCGATCGCCGCGGCAACAACCGGTGCGACTCGCTGCGCAACATCGTGCGCGATCCCCGGGTGGCGCTGTTGTTTCTCATTCCGGGCTCCGGCAGTACGCTGCGCATCAACGGCCGCGCGCAAGTCTCGGCCGATCCGGAGCTGCTCGCGTCATTCAAGATGGAGGGCAAGGCGCCGCGCACCGTTATCGTCATGACGGTGGAGGAGGTTTACTTCCAGTGCGCGCGCGCCATCGTGCGCTCAGATCTCTGGAATCCCGACAAGCGTGTCGATCCGAGAGGCTTGCCGACGCCCGGCCAGATTCTTGCCGAGATGAGCGACAACACCGTCGGCGGCGAGAAATACGATCGGGAATGGCCGGAACGCGCGCGGCAGACGATGTGGTGACGCGCTGATATCGTATCGCGATCGGGCAGCGGGCAAACGGCAAGCAATCCAGAACGATCGACGCGAGCACCTTAAAGCCGACAATGTCAGGCCTGGCGGATCACCTTTTCCGCGCATTTGAGAAAATTCCGAACTAGCGGATTGAGAGAATCCCTTCGCCAGCAGACCGCGACGTCGATGGCATCGTCGGCGTCGAGGAAGGGCCTGAACACGACGCCGGTCGGGCATCCGAGCTGGGCGCAGGCGGGAAGAATCGCCATGCCCTCTCCGGCAAGGACGAGGCTGAGCGCCGAGTGCACCGTCTCGACCCGGTTCCGACCGGCATGCTGACCTGATGCCGCCGGAGCAGTGATGCCACAACGGACGTCGCTGGATCCTCGGCCGGCCCGGGCAAACTTATCAGCGGACGGCCCTGCAGCTTTCTCACCGGTACGGCCGCCGAGCGCGCCAGCTGCGAACCGGCCGGCATGGCCAGCATCAATCGCTGCTTTCCGATCGTGGAGACCTCAATTTCGCTGTGGCGAATTGCGGGCATGCACAGCGCGACCGTCACGCTGTGATCCAGCAGCCGTGCCTCACGCGTCGATGCGCTCAGTTCGATGAACTCCAGATCGACCTTGGGAAGGGACCTTCGAAGTTCCGGAACGAGCCGTGGCAGTACGGCGTGGCCCAGCACGAACATGTAACCGACCGACAATCTTCCCCGGCGCCCCGCCGCCACGGCGCGGGCTGCCTCAAAACCTTCAGCCGTCAGGGCCAGCGCTTCACGCGCGCGCGACAGCAAGGCGCGACCGGCCGCCGTCAGCTCCATTCCCCGCGCGCCGCGGCGAAACAGCGGGGTTCCTACTTCCGATTCCAGTTTGCGGATCTGGACCGACAGTGGTGGCTGCGCCATGCGCAGGCGGACGGCCGCCCGGCCAACGCCGCGCTCTTCTGCGACGGCAACGAAGTAGCGGAGACGCCGGAGGTCCACTTTTGCTATACCGAACTGGTATGGGTCAGCTGTGCGATGGTATTGGACCTGAAGTCAATGTGAATGTCATCCTTGGGCCGTCGATCCCACATCGATCCTACCTGGGGGCTGAGATTATGAGTGACGAACTGTGCTTTCTGCCTGCGACTGAACTGCGCGCGCGGATCGTCCGCAAGGATGTTTCACCCGTCGAAATTACGCGTGCCGTTCTTGCGCGTGCCGAGCGGATGCAGCCCGAGTTGAACTGCTTCATCACGCTGTGCGGCGATGAGGCCATGATCGAGGCGAGGAATGCGGAGCGTGAGATCATGGCCGGGGCGCGGCTCGGCCTTCTTCACGGCATTCCGTTCACCGTGAAGGATATCGTCAATACCAAGGGGGTGCGGACGACCTTCGGGGCGGTCCCCTACAAGGACAACGTTCCTGACCATGATGCGGTCGCCGTGGCGCGGATGAGGGCAGAGGGTGCCATCCTCGTGGGCAAGACCACGACGCCGGAGTTCGGCACCAAGTGCCTGACGGATTCGCCGTTGTTCGGTCGCACGCGCAATGCCTGGAGTGGTGCGCACTCGAGCGGTGGTTCAAGCGGGGGAGCGGCGGTTGCGGTTGCCAGCGGCATCGCGCCGCTTGCCATCGCGACCGATGGCGGCGGCTCGACGCGGATTCCGGCAGCCTGCAACGGGGTTGTCGGGCTGAAGCAAAGCAACGGCGTTATTCCCCACAGTCAGGTGCAGGACGCGTTCGGCAACCAGACCTATGTGACCCCGACGACGCGCACCGTCGCGGACACCGCCTTGATGATGCAGGCGATGTCGGGAGAGGACGCTTCTGATCCGTGGTCGATCGGATTCCCGCAGTGGAATTTTGTCGACGGATCGGCGCCGAACAGCGATCTGCGCGGGCGCAAGATTGCATTTTGCCTCGCGCCGCTCGGCCGGCCGGTTGCGGCCGATGTCGTCGCTGCATTCAAGGTCGCGCTTGCCAGGCTGGAGGCCCTCGGGGCTGAGGTCGAGGAAATGCCCGGCGACGGATTTGAGGTGGAGCCGATCTGGCGCGCCATCAATCACACCGCGTGGCGCGCACGATTTGAGAAGCTTGCGGCCGATCATGGCGACGTGTTGAGCGAGACCTTCATGAAGCAACTGGCGCTGGCCACGAAGGTAAGCGGTGTTGACTATCAGCGGGCGATGTTCGACCGGACGGCTCTGTTCCGGCGGGTTCAGACATTGTTGCAGAGGGTCGATATTCTCGCGATGCCAACCATCACCCGCACCGCGCTTCCGATCGACCAGGACCTGTTCGGTACGATAGAAATCGACGGGCGGGTATTCAGCGACGTGCGGCCGAGCTGGTTTCCCTGGACAATGCCGTTCAACATGACCGGTCATCCCGCCGTCAGTCTGCCCTGCGGCTTTGACGCGGACGGTCTGCCGATCGGCATCCAGTTGGTCGGGCAATTCCGCGGAGACGTCGAATTGCTGCGCGTCAGCGCGCTGTTTGAGGCCTCGCAAGATCTTCTCGGCCGGTGGCCGAGCCTGCCCGGCCGTGGCGCTGCATGAGTTCAGCTGGTCGGCGTCGTCGTGTCGCGGACAAGAGCGACAGCGTTGGATCACATTGCGCAACCGTGCCGTTGCACCGTCGTCGCGGATCATCCCGCCGGAACATGCGGGCAGGCGCCGGATCGTGGCTTGCTCCCGCGCTTGTCGATCGGCACGTTGCAATTGTCGAGCCGTTGCTCGTCCATCCACTTCCTGCCCATGCGTTCTTTTCCAGTCAGTGACGGCCCGTTGGCCGGCACAGCGGTCTCGGCATTTGGTGCGGCTTGGTCAGGCTGCCTGTCCTGCGCAAGGGCCGCCGATGCCAGGCACACCGCGAAAAGAAAACTGATCAACCTTCGGTGAATCGGTTCCATAGGCTGTCCTCGCCAAAAAAAGCTCGTGCGTCAGATTAAACATGTCGAGATTTACGTAGCCACCCGGAACCTGCAGGCAACGGGTCGGTTGCCTCTCATCACGTTGTGCGTGCTTCACGAGAACAGGAGAGACAGATGAAAATGAAGCAGCTCATGACTGCTGGTTGCTCCTTCCTGGTTTTGAGCACCGGCGCAGCATTGGCTGGTCCCTGTGACACAGGCCGCGCCGCCAACCTGAGAGACGCAGGCTCCGGACCGGCCAAGATGGGTGAGAGCCAGACGACGGGGATGGCCAGCAGCACCGATCAGCATCCGCCGACCGACAAGATGAATCGGTCGACCGGAGACGTTGCGGCATCTTCGCAGGATACGCAGCGGCAGATGCAAGGCGAGCCGACGGCTGCACAGCAGGCCGAAGGCGCCAAAGCTGACAGCAAGACCACAGAAGCAGACAAGGATTGCTGAGGGCGTGCAGCTGAGGCGGTGTCGGATTGTCGGCGCTTCGGCCGACTCTCCGACATCCCCGAAGTGTTCGACTGCAACAGACAGCTTTGTCAGGCAAACCGAATTCGCCAATCGTGACCGACGCGGCGCATACGTCGATTCGTCGCTTTCGCTCGTTCGCCTTGTCCAAGAGCGAAGTGGCTTTGCCCAAGAGGGAAGTTTCCGGCGTCAGGTGCGTCGGTATGCCTTCAATGTCGGATGTTCCGCGCTTGCGCTACGTTCGAGGTCAACCTAGTTTTGATGCCGGCACGAACGTCGTGCCAGCACTGCTTGGGAGAACCCTGATGAGTTGGAAGACTCCGAAGATTGTGGAAGTGCCGGTGGGCATGGAAATCAACATGTACGCCTGCGCGGCGCGTCAATAGACGCGTCGAAACGGTCTGCCCGGCTCCGGCAACAGCCTGTTGCTGCGGGTCGGGCAAGCTGTTCGATCTCCAGGAAGTTCTCCACTACCTGCATCAAGAGCAAGGCGTGGATCCTGCCAAAGGGGACAGGAATCACCTGTAGGCGTTCGCCGGAAGGCGATCCGGTCCGGATACGTCTGTGTCCAAGCTGCATTCAAATCGTTCCCACGGCTCGCCGCTGTTCCCAGCATCATGCTAGGGTATGTCCTCGGCCGACTCCGCCGGACTTGCCGGTTCAATCCCATGACCCGCTGAATGCGAATATCTACGCGTGCAAAAACCTTCCAGGCGGCGGTAGTGTCTCTTGCTGCGCTGCTGCCGGCGTGCGTCCACGCCGAGGGCATCGATACCGAGCATCTGTTCGGCTTCATGATCGGCACCGATGTCGGCAATGTCGGCGAACGGGAGTTTCAAAGCGAGACGACCGGAGTTTTCGGCAAGAACGGCGGCCGTTATCGGGCTGTCGGCCAGGAGTTCGAACTGGAGTTTGTGCCTGTCCGGAATTTTCGAATCGAGATCGGAAGCACGTTTGCGTCACACCTGATCAGTGGTGTGCCAGGTCTCGACGACCAGCGCCGGTTATCGTGGCAGGGCGGGTCGCTCGATTTGCGCTACCGCTTTCTCGATCGGGAAACGGCGCCATTCGGGCTCACTTTCGCGGCGGAAGCGCATGCTCATCGGGTCGATGAGACGACGGCTGAAGGGGTCCGAAGTTTCGGAACGGAATTCAGGCTGGCGTTCGACCGCGAGCTCGTGCCAAACCGCGTCGTCGCGGCGTTCAATCTGATCTACGGGCCGGAGTGGACGCGCCTTGTCGGCAGTGGTGTGATGGAGCGGGGATCCGCGGCAGGAGCGGCGCTTGGGCTAATGGCGCAGTTGCGTCCCGGTTTCCTGTTAGGCGGTGAAGCGCGGTACTTGCGGAAATATGAAGGGACCGGTTTGGAGGAACTTGCAGGGCAGGCGTTGTTTGTCGGTCCAACGGCATACTTCCAATTGTCGAAACGCTCGCGACTGACTGCGAGCTGGAGCGTTCAGGCATGGGGACGTTCGGTGGGGTCAACGTCCAGCCTTGATCTCGTCAATTTCGAACGCCACCAGGCACGGCTGGTATTTGGCGTTAACTTTTAGGGCTGGGGCCGGCGGGGTCCGGCTTTTCACGGGGTAGTGAAACTTTACACCGCTCGTTACCGTAGCTTTTTGCGTTATCTATTCGGGAGCAATTCAAGGGATATCAGGCATGACTCCGATAGATTTGATCGTGACCGTCTGTGCGGTACTCTCGCCGACCACCTGCGAGGAAACCCATCTGGTCTTTTCTTCAGAAGTTTCGTTGCGGCAGTGCACCATGGCGGCGCAGCCCTACATCGCGAAGTGGGTTAGCGAGCATCCGAAATGGACCGCGGTCAAATGGCGTTGCGAATATCCACGTAACAACCAAAAGGCATTCCAGGATGCCGTGTGGTCCGTAGGCTGAGCCATCGTCGGCGAGAAGGCTGTAGCGGCTACTTGTTGCAGTCTTTCAAATCCTTGTCTGCGATCGAAAACACGGCGTCGGCCTTGATCTCGATGCCGCGCACAAAGCAATGTTTAGAGCCGCGATAGCCAACCTTGGCGTCATAGCGTCCCGGCTCCACGCCGGTGATGCGCAGGCGCTCGTCGTGGTCGACTTCCTTGTCCTTGTCGTTCAGGGTCAGGTTGGGGCCCCAGTCGTTTTTTCCGACCGGGGAAAGCTGAAACTCCGAAACGGTCGAGGTGGTCAGGTTCCAGAGCCTGATGCCTTTGCCCTGTGCGGCAAGTTCGCCGGTGCTCGCCAACAACAACGCGACCAAGCCCAGTATCCGTCCCATCAAGCAATCCTCCCAAAATGAACCTGGAGCCGTCGCTACCTTATCAGACGGTTGGGGTTTTTCGCCTTGTCAAAATTCTTTGCCTGGTCGAGGCCAACTGGATCGGTCAATTTCACGGAAGTGAGATCGGCGCCGTCGAAATCGGTGTCGATGACCGTCACACCCGTGAGGTCGGCCCCTCCGAGTTGGGCACCCTTGAGAGAGGCGCCCGTCAGGTCGGCGCCTTTCAGCAAGGCGAACTCAAGATCGACGCGCGACAGGTCGGCGCCGCGTGCGTTCAACCTTTCCAGATTGGCGGATTTCAGGATCGCGCGCATCAGGCCCATCGATTGGTTGCGCATGTCGGCGCCCAAATTTGCTCCTGCGATCGAAGCTCCGACAAGACTGGCGCCCGTGAGATCGGCAGCGATGCGTGCTCCCGAGAGATCGGCGCCGTCGAGGCGGGCGCGAACCATCTGCGAGGCGAACAGGTTTGCGCCCTTCAGGCTTGCTCCGGTCAGGTCCGCCTCGAGCAGCCATGCCTGGTCGAGGATTGCACGGTCGAGTCTGGCACCGGCGAGCTTCGTCCTGTTGAGACGCGCCGCGCGAAAAATCGCGCCGGACAGGTTGAGCCCGGAGAGATCGAGGCCGGATAATCTCTTTCCCGTGAAATCGGCGGGCGTGGCGGTGGTCGCCGCAGCGAGCGCGGTCTCGACCTCTCCGCGGGTCATTTCGGCCGAAACCATATCGGGTGACGACAGGTCAACATGACGCATCATGTCCTGCGCCGTCGCCGTCATGGTGACAAGCGCGAGACCGAGCGCTGCGGTTACGATCGAGCGTTTCATCTCCAACCCCGCCGATGACGTATCCTAGCACCGGCCTCAAGCACTGCCTATGCGCTTTCCCGTTCGGAGGGATCGCCATTGATCCGCCGCATGACGTCCAACTTGATTGCGGCGATCTCGGCATCTCCGCGCTTGCTGCGCGGTGTGCGGATAGGCAGCTCGGCGAGGACCCGAGTCGGACGCGGCGAGAGCAGGAACAGGCGGTCGCCCAGTCGAACCGCATCGTCCACGTCATGGGTGACCAACAGCGTTATCATGGAACGGCCGTCCATCAGCAGGGCTATCTCATCGCGCAGGCGGGCGGCGAGGGCGACATCGAGCGAGGCCAGCGGTTCGTCGAGAATGAGGAATTCTGGCTCGATGGCGAAGGCACGAGCGAGCGCGACGCGCCGGGCGAGGCCAAGCGATAACTCGCCGGGAAAGTGGTTGCGATGCGCGTTCAATTCCAGAATTTCGAAGAGGGCTGAAAGCTTCGACTCATTGGCTTGGGGCGCGGCAAGTCGCACATTTTCTTCGACTGACCGCCAGGGCAACAGCCGCGGCTCCTGGAAGACGAAGCCGATCCGCGCGCCGACGGGACGCGAGACGCGCCCTTGAAAGTCGGGGTCGAGGCCGGCGAGGATCCTGAGCATCGTGCTTTTGCCGCAGCCGGATGGACCGACCAATACGCCAACTTCTCCTGCATCAAGTGCAAAGGCCACGCCTGCGATCACGTCATGCTGTTCGCCCGCTGCGCTTTTGAACGTCTTGCTGGCGATATCGACCTCAAGCCGCACGGGGACGCCACCGGGATAGCCGGGCCTCAAATGGCTGTACCAACACGGTTTCAATGAGGAGCACGACCGCCGCGAAGCTCAGTGAATAGGCAAGCAATAGCGGAATGTCGAATAGCTGGAACGCCACGCCAATCTCGAAACCAACACCGTTCGGACGTCCGAGTAATTCCGCAACAAGGACGATCTTCCAGACCAGGGAAAGCCCCGATCGCGAGGCGGCTGCGATATAGGGCGACAGTTGCGGCAAAATGACGTGCCGGAACCTCTTCCAGCGCGGCAACGCAAATACGGTCGCCATTTCGTCGAGCGCCGCGTCGAGGGCACGCGCGCCCTCGCGCAGCGTAACGACGGCGGTTGGGAGCTTGTTGATGGCGATTGCCGCAATAGCGGCGACTTCAGTCAATCCAGCCCAGATGTAGGCGAGCACGATAACCACGAGCGCCGGCAGATTGAGCAGCAGGATCAGCCAGGGGTCGCCCAGCCGATCGGCAAGCCGTACCCGGCCCATCAGGTATCCAATCGCGGCGCCCAGCGTCATCGCCAGCGTGAAGGCCAGCGTAACACGCGCCAATGTCACGCCGAGATGGAAGAATAAGTCACCTGACCTCGCTTCCGCAATCATGGCCGTGAGCACGGTGGGAGGAGGTGGCAGCTTGGCGTCACCGGCAAACAGCGAGGCGATCCACCAGGTTGCGAGAAGCACGGCGAATGACAGCAGGCGCGGCACCTCAGCCTCCCGGGATCGCGTGATAGAATGTTCCGGAATCGAGTTCAGGCGCCGGCCCGACAAGTTCGCGGCCGCCGATGTCAGCCAGCACGCGGTAGAGGATGCGCGCATCGGCTTCTTCGTCCGCGACCGGGCGACGCGGAATTCCCTCCCGATAGCGATCGCGATAGGCGTGCAGCGTTGCGGCGTCCGGAGCGCCGGTCAGTGGCGCAATTTTCTCCCACTCCGCGTCCGAGGTCGACAGGATCTCTTTCGCCGCGCGGGTCATGGCGATGAAGCGGGCAATTTTGTCCTGGTTTGCGGTCGCCCATTTTTCATCGAAGACGTAGCCGATCATCGCGGTGCGGCCTTTGGCGCCGAGTTTCGGCAGCAGATCCTCAATGCCGGCGATGCGGCGAAAACCCTTCGCTTCCAGCACGGCGCAGAAATTCCAGTAGTTCAAGGTCGCATCCATTTCTCCGCTGAGCGTCTTCGCAGCCAGCAGCGGCGGCGCGCCATAGGCGATTGTCGCGTCCGACTTCAGGTCGATGCCGGCCTGCTTCAACCACGCCAGCAGCAGTAGCCAGCTCTTGTCGATCGGGCCACCGGCGACGGCGAGCTTGCGGCCCTTGAGATCAGGCAAGGTCTGGATCGGTGATGAGGCAGGCACCATCACGGCGCCGAGCGCGCTCGAATAAGGATAGAATGTCAGTTTGGCGCCAAGGCCGCGTTCGCGCGACACCCAAAGCCAGTCGGTGACCACAATGTCGGCGTTCCCGGCGCGAAGCGCGATCTTGCCCGCCTCGGGGCTCGCCAGTTCGAGAACCTGCACCGAAAGGTTGGCCTGCTTGTCGAGGCCGTGCGCGCGGATCACTGCGAGTTCCCAGGCGAATGTTCCGGTCTTCTGCACCGCAACGCGTAAAGCCTCGGCGCTGCAGCACGTGCCGAGCGAGACAGAAACAATCGTAGCAAGCAGCATGCGAACAAAAAATTTCATGGCACCTTGAGCCGTTTTCTCGAACGTCTGCTTTTCAGCGGGACAGTCATAGCATAGCTTCCACGGTTAGGAGTGGGAGGGAAGACGATGACGCTTGTCGGATCGATAGGACGTATTGTCGCCGCGCTGACGGCGCTAATGGTGACGACAGGGATCACGCGTGCCCAGGATTTCAACGATTATCCGACGTCGGCGCGCGTCGAATACGCGTTTGGCTGTTTGAAAGCAAATGGCGAGACGCGGCAGGCGATCGAGCAATGCTCCTGTTCGATCGATGTTATCGCTTCGCTCGTGCCTTATGAGCGCTATGTTACAGCCGAAACCGTGCTCAGTGTGTCGCAGGTCCGGGGAGATATGGGCGGGCCATTCCGCACATCCGAGCAGGCGGCAAATGCGCTCAACGAGCTCAGGCGGGCCCAGGCCGAAGCGGAAGTACGCTGTTTCTGAGGCGCTGCACGCGGTTCGGATCAAATTCCGGAATCATCGATCTTCCATTCGCGCTGGAAAACGTGTCCCTCGGTATCCTTTGCCTCGGCACGGAAATTTTTCGCGCCATTCGACACGTAGGTGAACCTGATATTGGGATCTTCCGAAATCGAAATGCCGCCTTCCATGGTCAACACCAGGCTGTCGTCCTGCCAAAGCCGCAGTTCATTAACGAAGAATGCCGGGACATATAGTTGCGTGACCTGGTCCATCTGCAGGCCGGAATTGTTGGGATGCCCGATCATGATCTGGGCCTCGCGTGCGCCGCTGGCGGGGCCTTCACCGGCTTTTCCGAATTGCCGGTAGCGCATCTGGCCTAATCTGCTCTTGGCTTCGTCGGCGTTCTTGGCGGCGGGCGCCGAGCAGCCGCCGGACGCCTTCACATAAGTCTTGGTCATGTAAAGTTTGCCGTCGCTGAGTTCGGCCACCGCGTGAACGTTGGTGTAATTGTTGACGCGAACGCGGGTGGAGATCTCCGACACGTTGGCGTCCGGCCCGAGCTGGAATTTGGCCGCCATCGGCGCGGGGTTCTGGTCGATGACAAGCGTAATGTTCAGCACCTTTCGGCTGTCGCCGGGCGACAGCTTCGTTCGCAAGGTCACCGGCACGATTGCGGCATCCTCGGCACGGGCCGGCATTTCGATGGCGATCACGTCGCTGCCATCGTTCATTGGGCGATTGTTGAAGATGTCCTGGGCCAGGCCAGGCCAGGGGTCATTTGGTGTTGCCGCGAGCGTTGGCGCTGCGCCGAACAGCAGCAGGCCAGCGACGACGAACAGGCGGAAAAGAGATCCGGGCATGCACCACCTTCGTTAGGACGGAAGCAACGAACGCAATAAATGCAATATAGGGCAATGCCCGCGTCATTCCCATTCAATTTCCGAAAATGCTGCGGTTGCGTTGCGGGTGTTGAAGTCGTCGAATAATTCCCATCGGGATCGCTCGGAGCCCGCTGCAGTGCTTGCCGCCGCAATCGGCTCGCCGCGGGCGACGAGCCCGCGTACATCTGAAGCCAAGGTTTCAAGATAGCGGCGCTGGTCGACGAGGGCGGCCGGCCATCCGCTCACAGGACCGTGACCAGGAACAACGCGCTGTGCGGGGAGAGTGCTGAGCTCACCGATTGCGCCCAGCCAGCCGCGGAGGTTGCCGTCCAGTACGGGCGTGTGGGCCAGAAACACCAGATCGCCCGCGAACAGGGTAGCGGTTTTTTCATCGAGCACCGTGAGATCGCAATCGCTATGCGCGACGGGCCACGCCCGCAACACGAGGGTTCGTGCGCCGAGATCCAGATTGAGCGTGCCGCTGACGAGCAGCGTTGGCGGCACGATGCTGACCTCGTCGATCAATTGATCGCCCATGGTACGGCGAAATGCATCGAGATAGAATTTCCCGCGCGCGGCCAGTGCGCGCGGCAGGTTCGCATGGCCGACAAAGGTCGTGCCGTCCTGCACGAAAGCGCCGTTGCCGAAAACGTGATCGGGATGGCCGTGCGTATTGATGACGTACCGGATCGGCTTGCCGGTCCGGGCACGAATAGCCGCCATCAATTGTCGTCCCTCGCGCAGGCTGCCGCCCGTATCGATCACGGCGACTGCATCCTCGCCAACGATGAAACCTACATTGGCAATCGCGCCGTGGTTCTCGCGCGTCATCTGCGCGGTTTGGCCGTTGTGCACGAATACGCCATCCGCAATGGAGCTAACGGGCAACTCCTGTTGCTGCGCGCGCGAGGCTGTCGCAGTAGCGAGCATCGCGAGCGCGGCAAGGATCGATGCGGCACGAGCCATATTTCGGCCTCCGTCTCATCACGAAGCGCTATCGGAAATTCCATGCTTCGTCTCAGCCAGGTTTGCGTCGCAGCACGGGCGGCGAGTCTGCGACAGGGATTATTCCTGTTGCAGGCTCCAATTGACAAGCATAGCATTTTGCTTGTCTGCGGCTTCAACGGAACTTCGTTCGTCGGGGTTGCCGATACTTTTCTGTAGTTGGCAACCATGGTGGGCCGGAAGTGCAGCTGCTTTCGATGATATATGCCGGACGTAAGCGCTGGCTGGCGATCGCAACATTGGCGGTCCTCGCCGTACTCAGCGGCCGCGATGTGGCACGCGCGCAAATCAAGGAAACCGGCGATTTGTCGATCGAACTCGTCGATCCCAAGGTGCTGCGCGTCTGCGCCGACCCGCACAATTTGCCGTTCTCCAACGACAAGGGCGAGGGATTCGAGAATAAGTTCGCCGAACTGCTCGCCGAGAAGCTGCAGAAGAAACTGGACTACATGTACTTCCCGCAGGCGACCGGCTTCGTCCG
This genomic window contains:
- a CDS encoding alpha-D-ribose 1-methylphosphonate 5-triphosphate diphosphatase, which produces MTRQETVLGNARVVLADRVIERGWVAFADGRIAEFGEGSAPAGSEDAGGDLIMPGLIELHTDHLEMHYVPRPKVFWDPIAAVVSYDGQLATSGITTVLDSLRVWREDGAEEVDGRAGVLAEAITSARDANLLRADHFLHLRCEIPMPSVVEEAKELIDRPDVRLMSLMDHTPGQRQFRDEVKLRDYYRGKGGGKTDAELDALFEKRFHYQKTYAATNMREIVALAHQYEIPLASHDDTTEENVADAIKDRVSVAEFPTTMEAARGLHQAGIGILMGAPNVVRGGSHSGNIAAIDLAREGLLDILSSDYIPSSLLMAALQLSQHVPAINLASAVRTVTKTPAEAVGLADRGEIAAGKRADLIRVHVARDIPVVRSVWREGRRVA
- the phnN gene encoding phosphonate metabolism protein/1,5-bisphosphokinase (PRPP-forming) PhnN; the encoded protein is MTETLTTTTADQTAAIGPGRLVLVVGPSGAGKDTLLGVAKAACADDGNVVFPRRVITREASASEENEEVSVGTFHEALTRGEYAMHWEAHGHCYALPRAIDDEIRAGRTIVANVSRTVIGLTRRTYADVLVVLITAPPNVLAERIAMRARSSDGMVENRLRRTVEDASAAPDATIVNTGSAEYHARRLVRVIKGEKWDD
- a CDS encoding pyridoxamine 5'-phosphate oxidase family protein; translated protein: MTVVATIEQLEAIYGFPNDASTVKVADRITPAYRALMDKSPFAALATCGPEGLDCSPRGDLPGFVRTHDEKTLMMPDRRGNNRCDSLRNIVRDPRVALLFLIPGSGSTLRINGRAQVSADPELLASFKMEGKAPRTVIVMTVEEVYFQCARAIVRSDLWNPDKRVDPRGLPTPGQILAEMSDNTVGGEKYDREWPERARQTMW
- a CDS encoding amidase; amino-acid sequence: MSDELCFLPATELRARIVRKDVSPVEITRAVLARAERMQPELNCFITLCGDEAMIEARNAEREIMAGARLGLLHGIPFTVKDIVNTKGVRTTFGAVPYKDNVPDHDAVAVARMRAEGAILVGKTTTPEFGTKCLTDSPLFGRTRNAWSGAHSSGGSSGGAAVAVASGIAPLAIATDGGGSTRIPAACNGVVGLKQSNGVIPHSQVQDAFGNQTYVTPTTRTVADTALMMQAMSGEDASDPWSIGFPQWNFVDGSAPNSDLRGRKIAFCLAPLGRPVAADVVAAFKVALARLEALGAEVEEMPGDGFEVEPIWRAINHTAWRARFEKLAADHGDVLSETFMKQLALATKVSGVDYQRAMFDRTALFRRVQTLLQRVDILAMPTITRTALPIDQDLFGTIEIDGRVFSDVRPSWFPWTMPFNMTGHPAVSLPCGFDADGLPIGIQLVGQFRGDVELLRVSALFEASQDLLGRWPSLPGRGAA
- the pqqA gene encoding pyrroloquinoline quinone precursor peptide PqqA, encoding MSWKTPKIVEVPVGMEINMYACAARQ
- a CDS encoding pentapeptide repeat-containing protein, whose protein sequence is MKRSIVTAALGLALVTMTATAQDMMRHVDLSSPDMVSAEMTRGEVETALAAATTATPADFTGKRLSGLDLSGLNLSGAIFRAARLNRTKLAGARLDRAILDQAWLLEADLTGASLKGANLFASQMVRARLDGADLSGARIAADLTGASLVGASIAGANLGADMRNQSMGLMRAILKSANLERLNARGADLSRVDLEFALLKGADLTGASLKGAQLGGADLTGVTVIDTDFDGADLTSVKLTDPVGLDQAKNFDKAKNPNRLIR
- a CDS encoding ABC transporter ATP-binding protein, producing MRLEVDIASKTFKSAAGEQHDVIAGVAFALDAGEVGVLVGPSGCGKSTMLRILAGLDPDFQGRVSRPVGARIGFVFQEPRLLPWRSVEENVRLAAPQANESKLSALFEILELNAHRNHFPGELSLGLARRVALARAFAIEPEFLILDEPLASLDVALAARLRDEIALLMDGRSMITLLVTHDVDDAVRLGDRLFLLSPRPTRVLAELPIRTPRSKRGDAEIAAIKLDVMRRINGDPSERESA